A part of Paenibacillus sp. IHBB 10380 genomic DNA contains:
- a CDS encoding ABC transporter ATP-binding protein, whose protein sequence is MKDLFYFIRKMHHVAGIRLYINMSLTLLISLLDGIGIYLIVPLLSIIGVFQMNMDGIPLISSLLALIESWSFELNLPIVLAVYVVIVGGQALLQRSQTLLNSRILQGFIRTLRIETYRGLLQAKWEFYLRKRKSDFNHIMSNELGRVNYGTSLFLQMISSVIFTIIQIGLALWLSPLLTLVVLVSGGLLALYSRKFIKKSKLIGEQTTELSKHYFAGISDHFNGIKDIKSNRLEQSHIYWFQNLSEKMENNFIQLGRVNSLSQLIYRLSAVVLVAGFVYLALEVIHTPAEQLIIVVLIFSRLWPRFIGIQSNTEQLVSNFPAFQAMRKLQMEYEADREIGEIASMSEPARLNMQDGIEFRDVNYRYDSNTLVFALSDINIHIPANRMTAIVGKSGAGKSTLIDMLMGLIHPENGQVMIDGVSLRDELQLLSLRSSIGYVAQDPFLFNESIRDNLKLVDPFANDAELWKALKFSASEEFVRKLPQGLDTVIGDRGIRLSGGERQRIVLARAILKRPAILVLDEATSALDSENERLIQESLELLKGSMTIIVIAHRLSTIRNADQVIVMEQGEVIQQGGYQQLSQESKGTFRQLLNYQRGAQM, encoded by the coding sequence ATGAAGGATCTATTTTATTTTATTCGTAAAATGCATCATGTCGCAGGGATCAGACTGTACATCAATATGTCGCTGACTCTGCTAATAAGTTTATTGGATGGCATTGGCATTTATTTGATCGTTCCCCTGCTCAGCATAATAGGTGTATTTCAAATGAATATGGATGGAATACCGCTGATCTCTTCTCTTCTAGCCCTAATCGAGTCATGGTCGTTTGAGTTGAATTTGCCAATTGTGCTGGCTGTATATGTCGTCATTGTGGGGGGCCAGGCACTGCTCCAACGAAGTCAGACCTTGTTGAATTCGAGGATTCTACAAGGGTTTATTCGTACGCTTCGGATCGAGACGTATCGAGGATTGCTACAAGCGAAATGGGAGTTCTACCTTCGCAAGCGCAAGTCAGACTTTAACCATATTATGTCTAATGAACTCGGGCGCGTAAATTACGGCACTTCCTTATTCTTGCAGATGATTTCTTCCGTAATTTTCACAATCATACAGATTGGCCTTGCCTTATGGTTGTCTCCTCTACTAACGTTGGTTGTTCTGGTCAGCGGCGGGCTACTAGCTCTTTACTCACGTAAATTCATTAAGAAGTCGAAGCTTATTGGTGAACAGACAACAGAACTGTCTAAGCACTATTTTGCAGGGATCAGCGATCATTTCAATGGTATTAAGGATATTAAAAGCAATAGACTGGAGCAGTCTCATATTTACTGGTTCCAAAATCTGTCTGAAAAAATGGAAAATAACTTTATCCAATTGGGGAGGGTTAATTCTCTGTCTCAGCTTATTTATCGCCTATCCGCTGTTGTATTAGTTGCCGGTTTCGTCTATCTGGCACTTGAGGTTATCCATACACCAGCTGAACAATTAATTATCGTTGTTCTTATCTTCTCGCGGCTGTGGCCGAGGTTTATTGGCATTCAATCGAATACCGAGCAGCTTGTATCCAATTTTCCAGCCTTTCAAGCGATGCGCAAGCTGCAAATGGAATACGAGGCAGACAGGGAAATCGGAGAAATTGCCTCTATGAGTGAACCTGCCCGTTTGAATATGCAGGACGGAATAGAATTTCGGGATGTGAACTACCGATACGATTCCAATACACTCGTATTCGCTTTGAGTGACATTAATATACATATTCCTGCTAACCGCATGACGGCAATCGTTGGCAAATCAGGTGCGGGCAAAAGCACGCTCATCGATATGTTGATGGGGCTGATTCATCCAGAGAATGGGCAGGTGATGATTGACGGCGTGTCTCTTAGAGATGAGCTGCAACTTCTGTCTCTGCGTAGTTCGATCGGATATGTGGCGCAGGATCCCTTTCTCTTCAATGAGAGCATTCGGGATAATCTGAAGCTGGTCGATCCTTTCGCTAATGATGCCGAGCTGTGGAAAGCTTTGAAATTTTCGGCCTCTGAAGAATTTGTGCGCAAGCTTCCGCAAGGTCTGGATACGGTAATTGGTGACCGGGGTATCCGGTTGTCAGGAGGAGAACGGCAGCGGATTGTGCTGGCAAGAGCGATCTTGAAGCGTCCTGCTATTCTTGTGCTGGATGAAGCGACAAGCGCGCTGGACAGTGAGAACGAACGGCTGATTCAAGAGTCGCTGGAGCTTCTGAAAGGAAGCATGACCATTATCGTCATCGCTCACCGGCTATCTACCATTCGCAATGCGGATCAGGTGATTGTCATGGAGCAGGGTGAGGTTATTCAGCAAGGCGGCTATCAGCAGCTGTCGCAGGAGAGCAAAGGCACCTTCAGGCAGCTACTCAATTATCAAAGGGGTGCTCAGATGTAA
- a CDS encoding H-type small acid-soluble spore protein translates to MHKQRAIEISESPIMENVTYQGTPVFIQHVNDDGTARIYPLDKSEQELTVSLESLIEN, encoded by the coding sequence ATGCACAAACAACGAGCAATTGAAATTTCCGAATCACCAATAATGGAAAATGTGACTTACCAAGGAACTCCTGTATTTATTCAACATGTTAATGATGACGGCACAGCGAGGATATATCCACTTGATAAATCAGAGCAAGAACTGACTGTATCCTTAGAAAGTCTGATTGAGAATTAA
- a CDS encoding glycosyltransferase family 4 protein, translating into MNVLSTGMGWIDVQYGGLNRYFADYSTAMKEHGHSELGFVFAPKGSHISTDLNIRNVTHEMDIKHYLSRMKSIRKHTHQAMGSFHPDVFNPHFAFYTTMVTRNLIPSHIPIVSHFHGPWALETEVQQTNSATKVVKEARLWMKKQVEQLTYRRSDSFIVLSEYFRDILTETYGVDEKKIHIIPGAVDHNRFRPHPNREELRTQLGISSNQPLLFCIRRLVRRMGIDRLIHAMADVVRISPNVRLFIGGDGPMRAEYEALINQLGLSSNVKLLGRISNEELVQYYQAADVSLVPTLTLEGFGLITVESLACGTPVLGTPYGGTKEILHQISDDLMFKDGTSESISKKIIDVLNKDSFLPSREACREHVLNQYTWGRVAEAVTNVFTEEIGKRKEFRR; encoded by the coding sequence ATGAATGTACTTTCGACTGGAATGGGTTGGATAGATGTCCAGTATGGTGGGCTGAATCGTTATTTTGCCGATTACTCTACTGCCATGAAAGAACATGGTCATTCCGAACTTGGCTTCGTATTTGCACCAAAAGGGTCTCATATAAGTACTGATCTTAATATTAGAAATGTTACGCATGAAATGGACATTAAACATTATCTATCCCGAATGAAATCCATTCGGAAACATACACATCAAGCGATGGGCTCTTTTCATCCGGACGTATTCAATCCCCATTTTGCTTTCTATACTACGATGGTCACGAGAAATCTGATTCCATCACACATACCAATTGTTTCTCATTTCCATGGTCCTTGGGCATTGGAAACGGAGGTACAACAGACGAATTCAGCGACTAAAGTCGTTAAGGAAGCAAGGTTGTGGATGAAGAAGCAAGTAGAACAATTGACTTACCGCCGTTCTGATAGCTTTATTGTACTTAGCGAGTACTTTCGAGATATATTGACCGAAACCTACGGAGTGGATGAGAAGAAAATTCACATTATACCAGGTGCAGTTGATCATAATCGCTTCCGACCTCATCCGAATCGTGAGGAACTAAGAACACAACTAGGCATATCGTCTAATCAACCTTTGCTCTTCTGCATAAGAAGGCTGGTCCGAAGGATGGGGATTGACCGTTTGATTCATGCCATGGCTGATGTTGTCCGTATATCCCCTAATGTTCGATTGTTCATCGGAGGAGATGGACCAATGCGAGCGGAATATGAAGCACTAATCAATCAACTTGGGCTTTCTTCCAATGTTAAATTGCTCGGCAGAATTTCAAATGAGGAACTTGTGCAGTATTACCAAGCAGCAGATGTTAGCTTAGTTCCAACCCTCACACTAGAGGGCTTCGGTCTTATTACCGTAGAGTCTCTTGCCTGTGGAACGCCAGTGTTGGGAACTCCTTACGGGGGAACGAAAGAGATTTTACATCAAATATCCGACGATTTAATGTTTAAAGACGGAACATCTGAGTCTATAAGTAAGAAGATTATTGATGTCCTGAATAAGGATTCATTCCTTCCTTCTCGGGAAGCATGCAGAGAACATGTACTGAATCAATATACATGGGGGAGAGTCGCGGAAGCTGTGACCAATGTATTCACAGAAGAAATTGGTAAAAGAAAGGAATTCAGAAGATGA
- a CDS encoding lasso peptide biosynthesis B2 protein, whose translation MSLYKKVRRFSTYPLDVKRMFAEAYFYLAWGRMLKLLPFSKVAPSFGEYMKETPYTSYTEHDFLLLRKVSKAVHAMSRVTWWESQCLVKAIAAMKMLERRGIPSTLYLGSGRDDKGQMVAHAWLRSGTYILTGKEGHERYAVVGIFGNGKQAETLATMRR comes from the coding sequence ATGAGCTTGTATAAGAAAGTGCGCAGATTTAGTACTTATCCTCTTGATGTAAAGCGGATGTTCGCAGAAGCTTATTTCTATTTGGCGTGGGGGAGGATGCTTAAGCTACTGCCTTTCTCCAAAGTAGCTCCTTCCTTTGGGGAATATATGAAGGAAACGCCGTATACGAGCTATACGGAGCACGACTTCTTACTGCTGCGTAAAGTGTCGAAGGCCGTCCATGCAATGAGCCGAGTAACATGGTGGGAGAGCCAGTGCTTGGTCAAGGCCATCGCCGCGATGAAGATGCTTGAGCGAAGAGGAATTCCAAGCACCTTGTATCTGGGAAGCGGCCGGGATGACAAGGGACAGATGGTTGCGCATGCTTGGCTGCGTAGCGGCACTTACATATTAACAGGTAAAGAAGGACACGAAAGGTATGCGGTCGTAGGGATTTTCGGGAATGGTAAACAGGCTGAAACTCTAGCGACTATGAGGCGGTAA
- a CDS encoding ABC transporter substrate-binding protein translates to MMKKVIKPLLAGVLAISLLSACGNNGNSEGASGSTVEIEFFQNKSEAKATFDKLVAKFNEANPNIKVSQVNPPDAETVLKTRVAKKDIPDVVGIGATDTFSTLSKSGLFEDFTNDPLIDNIQPAYLEMLKSMTGLTEMNGIPFSTNANGVIYNKAIFKEMNLTIPKTWDEFIAVAQKIKDSGQNAFYLTLKDSWTTLPSFNPLESNIVGLDFFTQRAAGTVTFKDTYREVAEKQIKLLDFAQKDIFGKGYNDGNIAFAKGESAMYLQGVWAIPEIVKANPDIELGVFPFPSTNDPAKNKLVSGVDTLLTVAKSSKHKEEAKKFVDFLLQPDNVKQYISEQKAFSAVTGVTQDDVSVAGLKESFESGNLVDFSDHYIPAGMKVDTIFQEFLQKKDIDAYLTKLDTEWDKVSNRK, encoded by the coding sequence ATGATGAAAAAAGTAATTAAACCTCTTTTGGCAGGCGTGCTCGCGATCTCTTTGCTTAGTGCATGTGGTAATAACGGTAATTCCGAAGGTGCTTCAGGCAGCACGGTAGAAATTGAATTCTTCCAGAACAAGTCTGAAGCTAAAGCCACTTTCGACAAGTTAGTCGCCAAGTTCAATGAAGCTAACCCAAACATTAAGGTATCCCAAGTGAATCCACCGGATGCAGAAACGGTTCTGAAGACGCGCGTAGCGAAAAAGGATATTCCTGACGTAGTCGGAATAGGTGCAACGGATACGTTCTCGACTCTTTCTAAAAGCGGACTATTCGAAGATTTTACGAATGACCCGCTTATTGATAATATTCAACCAGCATATCTAGAGATGCTGAAAAGTATGACTGGGTTGACAGAGATGAATGGTATTCCTTTCTCAACCAATGCGAACGGTGTTATTTATAACAAGGCGATCTTCAAAGAGATGAACCTTACGATTCCGAAAACCTGGGACGAGTTCATAGCAGTTGCCCAAAAGATTAAGGATTCTGGCCAGAACGCTTTTTATCTCACACTAAAGGATTCGTGGACAACACTTCCATCGTTCAATCCTCTGGAGAGCAACATCGTAGGTCTTGATTTCTTCACCCAACGTGCGGCAGGCACTGTGACGTTCAAGGATACGTATCGTGAGGTAGCTGAGAAGCAGATAAAGCTGCTTGATTTTGCACAAAAGGATATTTTTGGTAAAGGTTATAATGACGGCAACATCGCTTTTGCTAAAGGTGAGTCTGCCATGTATTTGCAGGGCGTATGGGCCATTCCGGAAATTGTAAAAGCCAATCCGGATATTGAATTGGGTGTATTCCCCTTCCCAAGCACGAATGATCCAGCAAAGAATAAGCTCGTTTCCGGTGTTGATACACTGCTGACTGTTGCTAAGAGCTCGAAGCACAAAGAAGAGGCCAAGAAATTTGTAGACTTTCTGCTCCAGCCGGACAACGTGAAACAATATATATCCGAGCAAAAGGCGTTCTCAGCTGTGACAGGTGTTACACAAGATGATGTCAGTGTGGCTGGCCTGAAGGAATCTTTCGAAAGCGGTAACTTGGTTGATTTCTCGGATCATTATATCCCTGCTGGTATGAAAGTAGATACAATTTTTCAAGAATTTTTGCAAAAGAAGGATATTGACGCTTATCTGACCAAACTCGACACTGAGTGGGACAAAGTTAGCAACCGTAAATAA
- a CDS encoding nucleotidyltransferase domain-containing protein has protein sequence MNKCRLFRYDKIYLLDSGVGTLILDAIKLDLSDVSKELLFLIFILRDDLLDEIIVKQNTSNLDWKLFVKLVVHHRVYPLVYLKLKGLEPSLIPANVMETLHHQYNNNTIKMLHLSREMSHICKALTNSGIRTLLLKGPILAIQLYGDLAHRTSKDLDILVHAEDVEKAEEILAQLGYESKDEHILDNWKKKSHHLSFEHKEHFAQVEIHWRLNPHFSESFSFDQLWERKNDVTSNQTFHYLGNEDLLYYLTDHGARHGWFRLRWLIDIERLLPKISSGNMKIHFDQYGGQHNAGQAFILLSNLLSTEIPHDLELLTISSKSHRLAEMALYYIKRIVKLNPVPEKSVARHYNRYLFSLMSGKQKIAYLLNRLHPSSRDAILLPLPKSLHFLYFPLRPFLWFWRRMKQQSV, from the coding sequence GTGAACAAGTGCCGATTATTTCGTTATGACAAAATCTATCTGTTAGATAGTGGGGTGGGTACATTGATATTAGATGCAATTAAATTGGACCTGAGTGATGTATCAAAAGAATTATTATTTTTAATATTTATTTTACGCGATGATTTGCTGGATGAGATTATCGTTAAGCAAAACACCTCCAATTTGGACTGGAAATTGTTTGTGAAGCTTGTTGTGCATCATCGTGTTTATCCTCTTGTCTATTTGAAATTGAAAGGACTTGAGCCCTCACTCATTCCAGCTAACGTTATGGAAACACTTCATCATCAATATAATAACAACACAATTAAGATGCTGCATCTTAGCAGGGAAATGAGTCATATTTGCAAAGCATTAACCAACAGTGGAATACGTACCCTTTTGTTGAAGGGGCCTATTCTTGCTATACAGCTATATGGAGATCTGGCGCACAGGACATCCAAAGATCTAGATATTCTAGTTCATGCAGAAGACGTGGAGAAGGCAGAGGAAATATTGGCACAGCTTGGTTACGAGTCGAAGGATGAGCATATATTGGACAATTGGAAGAAGAAATCACATCACCTATCCTTCGAGCATAAGGAGCACTTTGCACAAGTTGAAATTCACTGGCGATTGAATCCTCATTTCAGCGAGTCATTCTCATTCGATCAACTGTGGGAACGTAAAAATGATGTGACATCCAATCAAACTTTTCACTATTTGGGAAATGAAGATCTGCTCTACTATCTTACGGACCATGGTGCTAGGCATGGCTGGTTTCGATTACGTTGGTTAATTGATATTGAACGGTTGCTACCTAAAATAAGCAGTGGAAATATGAAAATTCATTTCGATCAATATGGAGGACAGCATAACGCAGGGCAGGCATTCATCTTATTATCGAACCTGCTTTCAACGGAGATTCCTCATGATTTAGAATTATTAACGATTAGTTCTAAATCTCATCGACTAGCAGAAATGGCCCTCTATTATATTAAAAGAATAGTTAAATTAAACCCGGTACCGGAGAAAAGTGTAGCACGGCATTATAATCGCTACCTATTTTCATTGATGTCGGGAAAACAGAAAATAGCTTACTTGTTAAACAGGCTTCATCCTAGCTCACGAGATGCCATATTGTTACCACTACCTAAATCGCTCCATTTTCTCTATTTCCCACTTCGGCCTTTTCTATGGTTCTGGCGGCGTATGAAACAACAATCCGTATAA
- a CDS encoding LacI family DNA-binding transcriptional regulator, whose protein sequence is MNSNSSNNPTIKDVAREANVSIATVSRVLNNLSGYSDKTKQKVNQVIKEIGYQPNAIARGLINKRTQTIGVMFPSVSSYFSSDILHGIEEYANDHNYSVFVCNTDEDGKRTMKYLDVLREKQVDGIIFSSEMLKEEYYEVLQAMKVPVVLVSSKADYASVPYIKVDDKQAAYDAVEYLILNGHREIAMVSGTETDKMAGATRIEGYQKALQDYGIPFKEHYLVYGNFRFDKGCIAMEKLIQTAPEATAIFAASDEMAVAVLSVAAKHGLKVPDDISVIGYDNLKLAEMAVPPLTTVDQRLYDMGKLASGKLIDMIENHCVADSSIMPHRIVERQTVRRLT, encoded by the coding sequence ATGAATTCAAACTCTTCAAACAATCCAACGATTAAAGATGTAGCAAGGGAAGCTAATGTCTCTATTGCCACTGTCTCTCGGGTGCTTAATAATCTTTCCGGGTACTCGGACAAAACGAAGCAAAAGGTAAATCAAGTTATTAAAGAAATAGGATATCAACCCAATGCAATCGCCCGCGGCCTCATTAATAAGCGCACGCAGACGATCGGGGTTATGTTTCCGAGTGTATCGAGTTATTTCTCCTCGGACATTCTTCACGGTATAGAAGAGTATGCCAACGACCACAACTACAGTGTCTTTGTCTGCAATACGGATGAGGATGGCAAGCGTACGATGAAATACCTGGACGTGCTTCGGGAGAAGCAGGTGGATGGTATCATATTCTCCAGCGAAATGCTGAAGGAAGAGTATTATGAAGTACTACAAGCGATGAAAGTTCCTGTTGTACTGGTATCCTCCAAAGCGGATTATGCTTCCGTGCCCTACATCAAAGTGGACGATAAGCAGGCAGCGTATGATGCGGTGGAATATTTGATCTTAAATGGTCACCGGGAAATTGCCATGGTTAGCGGAACCGAGACTGATAAAATGGCGGGAGCAACCAGAATAGAAGGCTACCAGAAGGCGTTACAGGATTACGGAATTCCTTTTAAAGAGCATTATCTAGTCTATGGGAATTTCAGGTTTGATAAGGGGTGTATAGCTATGGAGAAGCTGATTCAGACTGCGCCTGAGGCTACGGCTATCTTTGCGGCAAGTGACGAGATGGCGGTTGCAGTTCTGTCCGTTGCTGCCAAGCATGGCCTCAAAGTTCCTGACGACATTTCTGTGATCGGTTACGATAATCTGAAGCTTGCTGAAATGGCAGTGCCGCCTTTAACAACAGTGGATCAGCGGCTTTATGACATGGGGAAGTTGGCTTCCGGGAAGCTGATTGATATGATTGAGAATCACTGCGTGGCGGACAGTAGTATTATGCCCCATAGGATTGTTGAAAGACAGACGGTAAGGCGACTTACTTGA
- a CDS encoding glycosyltransferase family 4 protein, translating into MRIAFYNHTSTISGAEISLLLTAKHITKAHPILFAPEGDLLQRARSQGLEVVALPSFRARMTRNPLLLVIYVIGMLWAGWRLALLMKKSRVDLIHANSIRAGIMAGLFRWYHRLPVVWHLRDMPPQGYIGMLVRKFAGSSAQALIGISESVIQGIDHPSVAGRCHLVHNGVELRSFNSEVRQVLRETIRLELRTPQEARVLVIIGQIAPWKRQEDAIEAFASLVREERNTVLWIVGEAKFRQENERYLDKLKEKVKSLNLEDKVMFTGFREDVLEICCAADLLLLCSDNEPFGRVIIEAMSQGTPVVGTRGGGVQEIIQHGVSGLMYEIGNIEKLTHCIRQVLDDEIVWSTLSHNGQEQAKDRFSIVQTSQKIELIYQQLLARPGGKLLEHQRAREMM; encoded by the coding sequence ATGAGAATCGCCTTTTATAACCATACGAGTACAATCAGCGGAGCGGAGATCAGTCTGTTGTTGACTGCAAAACATATAACAAAAGCCCATCCGATATTGTTTGCACCAGAGGGAGATTTGCTGCAGAGAGCGCGCAGCCAAGGACTCGAAGTCGTTGCTCTGCCCAGCTTCCGGGCGAGAATGACCAGAAATCCGCTCCTTCTTGTTATCTATGTTATTGGGATGCTGTGGGCAGGATGGAGGCTTGCTCTTCTTATGAAAAAAAGTCGGGTGGATCTCATACATGCCAATTCTATAAGAGCAGGAATTATGGCAGGCTTATTCAGATGGTACCACCGATTACCGGTTGTGTGGCATCTACGAGACATGCCTCCGCAGGGTTATATTGGCATGCTCGTTCGAAAGTTCGCAGGGAGTAGCGCTCAGGCACTCATCGGTATTTCCGAATCTGTCATTCAAGGTATAGATCATCCTTCTGTAGCAGGACGGTGCCATCTCGTGCATAACGGTGTGGAACTAAGGAGTTTTAATTCCGAGGTAAGACAAGTGTTAAGAGAAACAATCCGTTTAGAATTAAGAACACCGCAGGAAGCACGAGTGTTGGTGATTATAGGTCAGATTGCTCCGTGGAAGAGACAAGAAGATGCAATAGAAGCATTCGCCAGTCTTGTTCGTGAGGAGCGGAACACGGTTCTATGGATTGTCGGAGAAGCCAAGTTTAGGCAAGAGAACGAACGATATCTCGACAAACTGAAAGAGAAGGTTAAATCTTTAAACCTTGAAGATAAAGTTATGTTTACAGGATTCAGAGAAGATGTATTGGAGATCTGCTGTGCAGCAGATCTCCTTTTATTATGTTCAGATAATGAACCCTTCGGCAGGGTCATTATTGAAGCTATGTCACAAGGGACGCCTGTCGTGGGGACACGAGGGGGAGGCGTACAAGAGATCATTCAACATGGTGTGAGTGGATTGATGTATGAGATCGGAAATATCGAGAAACTCACACATTGCATCCGTCAGGTGCTCGATGATGAGATCGTATGGTCTACGCTTAGTCACAATGGACAGGAGCAGGCAAAAGATAGGTTCTCCATCGTACAGACGTCTCAAAAGATCGAATTGATTTATCAGCAGCTATTGGCGAGACCCGGCGGCAAATTGTTGGAACATCAGCGTGCAAGGGAGATGATGTAA
- a CDS encoding lasso peptide biosynthesis PqqD family chaperone yields the protein MSIELIAADDLILQSEGFLVSDMDGEKVMLSIENGKYYNLGQIGGRIWELVASHATIAGMVEQLVMEYEIEPDVCEQQVYTFLHQLAAEGLVQVRKQ from the coding sequence ATGAGCATTGAATTAATCGCAGCTGATGATCTTATCTTACAATCTGAAGGTTTCCTGGTAAGCGATATGGATGGCGAGAAAGTGATGCTGAGCATCGAAAACGGAAAATACTATAATCTCGGTCAGATCGGTGGCCGGATATGGGAGCTTGTTGCTTCACATGCCACCATTGCTGGCATGGTTGAGCAATTAGTGATGGAGTATGAAATCGAACCTGACGTATGCGAGCAGCAAGTATACACATTCCTGCATCAGCTTGCAGCCGAAGGACTCGTACAGGTGAGAAAGCAATAA
- a CDS encoding glycosyltransferase: MRDLKVAIVHDYLNQMGGAERVVAVFHKMFPEAPIYTTIVDRNKLFPELKDADIRTSWMQRIPGILGKFKMFFWLYPFAVRSMNVKGYDLILSSSSAYAKGVRKDRKSVHICYCHTPMRFAWNYEAYMESVQVPNYVKKLAKWLIYPLQTWDKNNSKWVDHLIANSTIVKERIRDCYGMNAQIIFPPVEISRFSVNEGEPEDYFLVVSRLVSYKKIDLAVEACTRMGQRLLVVGDGPDRQRLEQLADDTVTFLGRRSDEEVVRYMQHCKALIFPGIEDFGITPLEVNACGRPIIAYCVGGALDTVVAEQTGLFFEEQSVSSLMATIERFDQYHWNPELIRQHAEKFSEHLFIERLQSSIDGLMVCADRQ; encoded by the coding sequence ATGCGGGATCTGAAAGTAGCCATTGTGCATGATTATCTCAATCAAATGGGCGGCGCGGAACGGGTAGTGGCTGTATTCCACAAAATGTTCCCCGAAGCACCGATTTATACAACGATTGTAGATCGAAATAAACTTTTTCCAGAATTAAAGGACGCTGACATCAGGACGTCTTGGATGCAGCGAATTCCAGGAATATTAGGAAAATTCAAAATGTTCTTCTGGTTATACCCGTTCGCGGTACGTTCAATGAACGTGAAGGGTTATGACCTCATTCTCAGTTCCAGCAGTGCTTATGCCAAAGGGGTGCGTAAGGATAGGAAGAGTGTCCATATCTGCTACTGCCATACACCCATGCGATTTGCATGGAATTATGAAGCGTATATGGAGAGCGTTCAAGTGCCGAATTATGTGAAAAAACTTGCGAAATGGTTGATCTACCCTCTTCAGACATGGGATAAGAACAATTCCAAGTGGGTTGATCACCTGATTGCTAATTCTACCATTGTGAAAGAGCGAATCAGAGATTGTTATGGAATGAATGCCCAGATTATTTTCCCTCCCGTAGAAATTAGCCGGTTTAGCGTCAATGAAGGGGAGCCAGAGGATTATTTTCTTGTTGTCTCCAGGTTGGTATCGTACAAAAAAATTGATTTGGCCGTAGAGGCTTGTACCCGGATGGGTCAGCGTTTGCTCGTAGTTGGAGATGGCCCAGATCGGCAGAGGCTTGAGCAGCTTGCAGACGATACCGTTACTTTTCTTGGGAGGAGAAGTGATGAAGAGGTCGTCCGTTACATGCAGCATTGCAAAGCGCTGATCTTTCCCGGCATTGAAGATTTTGGCATAACACCGCTTGAAGTCAATGCATGCGGCAGGCCGATCATTGCTTATTGTGTGGGCGGAGCCCTGGACACGGTTGTAGCTGAACAGACAGGGTTATTTTTCGAGGAGCAGTCGGTAAGCTCATTGATGGCAACGATCGAACGGTTCGATCAATATCATTGGAATCCAGAACTTATTCGGCAGCATGCTGAGAAATTCAGTGAGCATTTATTTATAGAACGGCTGCAGTCCAGTATTGATGGTCTTATGGTCTGTGCAGACAGGCAGTGA